One segment of Brassica napus cultivar Da-Ae chromosome C3, Da-Ae, whole genome shotgun sequence DNA contains the following:
- the LOC106443936 gene encoding hydrophobic protein RCI2A produces MGAATVVEILIAILLPPLGVFLKFGCSVEFWVCLILTLLGYIPGIIYAVYAITRE; encoded by the exons ATGGGCGCAGCCACTGTCGTAGAGATCCTTATTGCTATCCTCTTGCCTCCTCTCGGCGTCTTTCTCAAGTTTGGTTGCAGC GTTGAGTTTTGGGTATGTTTGATATTGACGCTGTTAGGTTATATTCCCGGGATCATCTACGCTGTTTATGCCATCACCAGGGAATGA